A stretch of the Ptychodera flava strain L36383 chromosome 18, AS_Pfla_20210202, whole genome shotgun sequence genome encodes the following:
- the LOC139116701 gene encoding uncharacterized protein — MACNETCPLGMYGDKCQEDCMCIEDKTTHCDQFNGTCYCREGWEGKSCEIAINTGDASQSRGVSSNISAIAGITIVVILIIAVAIVIAVFFMLRRKTEKGKREITGLFTYRHTTAAAAESTEDDDTITYANVASSVNQRQHSDQGDQTLNVYTDVYNTGNNKLDHINYGHGYTEYAVNDRPSQEGAVDGTHEAYRPKLTNEGAEYDKLAIDDSCGASMIVDPGNSLAQNRNADISYDKVDRTGRAYIQEHDDEVNRYDNLESNTESGMDSGYSLSHSEKADEYGGVDRTGKLYRPDTETNYDKLRIN; from the exons ATGGCGTGCAATGAGA CATGTCCACTTGGAATGTACGGTGACAAGTGTCAGGAAGATTGCATGTGTATTGAAGACAAGACAACCCACTGTGACCAATTCAACGGCACGTGTTACTGTAGAGAAGGTTGGGAAGGCAAATCCTGCGAGATAGCAATCAACA CTGGTGACGCATCACAAAGTCGAggggtctcctcaaatataagTGCAATTGCTGGAATTACTATTGTGGTGATACTTATTATCGCTGTTGCCATAGTGATAGCAGTTTTCTTTATGCTACGACGCAAGACTGA GAAAGGAAAACGAGAAATTACAGGACTGTTCACCTATCGTCATACGACAGCTGCTGCAG CAGAGTCTACAGAAGACGATGATACCATTACGTATGCAAACGTTGCAAGCTCTGTCAATCAAAGGCAACATTCTGATCAGGGTGACCAAACACTTAATGTTTACACAGACGTATATAATACGGGAAACAATAAACTTGATCATATCAATTATGGACATGGTTACACAGAATACGCAGTCAACGACAGACCATCACAGGAGGGCGCTGTAGATGGCACCCATGAAGCTTATCGGCCAAAGCTGACAAACGAGGGAGCAGAATATGATAAACTTGCTATAGACGACAGCTGTGGAGCATCAATGATCGTGGACCCTGGCAACTCACTGGCACAGAATCGTAACGCTGATATCAGTTACGACAAGGTTGATCGCACTGGAAGAGCTTACATTCAAGAACATGATGACGAAGTCAATCGGTATGACAACTTGGAAAGCAATACCGAATCAGGCATGGATTCAGGATACTCTCTTAGCCATTCTGAGAAGGCAGATGAATACGGCGGCGTTGATCGCACAGGAAAATTATATCGACCTGATACAGAGACAAACTACGACAAACTCAGAATTAATTAA